A window of Balearica regulorum gibbericeps isolate bBalReg1 chromosome 19, bBalReg1.pri, whole genome shotgun sequence genomic DNA:
AATAGGTCCGCACATATGGAAAAATTGCAGGCGTATCAGgggtggatttcaaaaggaatggaaagagcCATTCCCAAAACCATAAACTGGTCAGCATTATATGCAATCAAACAAGGCCCTTCCGAGTCACCATCTGAATTCTTGGATCGACTGAGGGACGTAATGCGCTGTAATACACCGCTGGACCCTGGGTCAGAGGTAGGATTACAACAactagtttctttatttttgggcCAGTCTACAGGGGATATTAGACACAAGCTCCAAAAGCTGCGTCCCACAGAGGGTAGGAACCTGGAAGTATAGTTGGATGAGGCATGGAGAGTGTTCAGCAATAGAGAGGAAGATTACAAACGGGAACAGAGAAGGGTGGTAGCGGTCAtcagggaggaagaagaaagaaaacccagacgAGGACCGCCTCGATTAGGCAGGGATCAATGTGCGTTATGCAAAAGATTTGGTCATTGGAAAAATGAGTGTCCGGAAAGGCAGGGAAATAAGGGGAAGGGACGAAGCAATCAGAAAAGAGGGATAATGGCCCATGTGAAGGAGGACTGATGGGGACCCGGGGAATCTACCCTAGTGGATCCACTGGTTATAATGAAGctagggaaagaacaaaagaagatagaatTTCTGATCGACACAGGGGCGACGTATTCGGTTTTAAACCAAGCTTTGATGCCCCTGGGAAATGACTATATCATGGTAAAAGGGGCAACTGGCCAAagtgaaaaggcatatttttgtgaGCCTCTGAGATATAAACTGGGAAAACCATGGGgcattcacagatttctgtatatGCCCAACTCCCCAAAGGCACTTTTGGGAAGAGATTTATTAGAGCAATTGGGTGCAATAATTAAATTCGAAAAGGGAGGGATTACTCTGGAGGTAAATGATCAACAATATATCCAAATAATGAGTTTATCACTAGCTAGTGTTCCCGCAGAAGGAAAAATTGGGGAGGAGATCACGAACCAGGTATACCCCGGGGTATGGGCCACTGATGTACccaaaagagcaaagaatgCCCCACCTGTTGAGGTCAGGCTCAAAGAAGGAAGGCAGCCGGTAAGAATCAAACAATATCccctgaggaaggaggacaggaaaggaaTTCGGCCAGTGATGGAACATTTCCTACAACTAGGATTACTAAAGGAATGTGAGTCTGATTTTAACACTCCCATATTACCTGTCCGTAAGCCCGACAGATCGTACCGGGTAGTTCAGGACCTACGGGCTGTAAATAAGATAACTGAAGACCTCTAACCGGTAGTGGTGAATCCATACCCCTTGCTAACTATGCTGACCCCTGAGCTAACCTGGTTTATTGTTTTAGACTTGaaagatgccttcttttgcctccctctccgtaaagccagccagaaaatatttgcattcgaATGGGAAAATCCTAAAAGCGGTCGTAAAACTCAGCTTACTTGGACGGTGTTACCACAAGGGTTCAAAAACAGCCCTACTATATTTGGTAATCAACTCACAAAAGACCTTGAGTCTTGGGAAGCCccgcctgaggaagggaaactgttgcaatatgtggatgatatcCTGATTGCCACCAAGACAAAGGACACTTGTATGACCTGGATGGTGAGTCTGCTAAATTTTTTGGGGCTCCAGGGATACTGGATATCCAAGAAAAAGGCCCAAGTAATGCAGCGCAAGGTGATTTATCTGGGCTGTGAAATTAGTGCTGGACAAAGGACTTTGGGACAGGCCCGAAAAGAGACAATATGCCAGACCCCGAGACCACAAACAGTGAAAGAGTCACGAACTTTCCTGGGGATGACTGAATGGTGCTGACTGTGGATCTATAATTACGGTCTGCTTGTTAAGCCCCTGTACGCGGTAACAACTACTGAGCAGAAACCCCTTAAATGGAACAAAGAGGCCATACAGGCCTTTGAACTGCTAAAAAAAGCCCTGATGTCGGCCCCAGCCTTAGGACTCCCAGATGTAAGcaagccatttttccttttctcccacGAGAAGCAGGGGATTGCCTTAGGAATATTAGCACAAGAACTGTGCCCATACAGACGAGCAGTTGCCTACTTCTCGAAACAATTAGACGCAGCTGCAAAGGGTTGGTCTGGATGCTTGCGAGCGGTCGCGGCCCTAGTACTAAACATCCAAGAAGCCCGAAAATTCACCCTGggccagaaaatgactgtgttgGTGTCCCATACAGTATCTGCAGTACTGGATGCGAAAGgtggacactggctttccccacAAAGATTCTTGAAATATCAGGCTATAATggtagaacaagatgatgtggagatCGTAGTCACTAACATTGTCAAtccagcctctttcctcagtggaaacacaggagaaccAGTGCATCATGACTGTCTGGAGACCATCGAAGCAACATATTCGAGCCGTCCGGACCGGAGAGACAGTCCtatggaaaacacagaaaactggttcacggatggaagcagctaTGTCCTAAGCGGTAAAAGACATGCTGGATATGCCATTACCACCAGTCAGGAAATCATAGAGTCAGGGCCTTTACCCATGAATACCTctgcacagaaggcagaaataattgctctgcCCCGCGCCTTGGAATTGGCCCAAGGCATAGCTGTGAATATCTATACAGACTCGAAATATGCCTTTGGAGTCGTACATGCGCATGGAgcaatctggaaggagagaggattatTGAACTCACAGGGCAAAAACATCAAGCATGCAGAGGAGatcctgaagctgttggaggcagTCCAACTCCCTGAGAAAGTAGCGATCATTCACATTAAGGCACATCAGAAAGTGAACTTGGAGTTGGAAAGAGGGAATGAGCTGGCagacagagaggcaaaacaggCAGTCAAAGGTGAGGTAAATATGGAGGGGGCTTTGGTCCCTGACGGGCAAATCTCCCTAGAAGGTAAGCCAGAATATACTAAGGAAGATCAGAAGCTTATCATAGATCTAGAAGGGTCATACAATAAAGAGGGGTGGGCTCTCACCCCACAAGGGAAACTAATCATTCCCTCCTATCTAACATGGTCTCtgataagggaagaacataggAAGAGGCATTGGGGGCAGAGGCCCTATATAAACACCT
This region includes:
- the LOC142604577 gene encoding uncharacterized protein LOC142604577, producing the protein MSAPALGLPDVSKPFFLFSHEKQGIALGILAQELCPYRRAVAYFSKQLDAAAKGWSGCLRAVAALVLNIQEARKFTLGQKMTVLVSHTVSAVLDAKGGHWLSPQRFLKYQAIMVEQDDVEIVVTNIVNPASFLSGNTGEPVHHDCLETIEATYSSRPDRRDSPMENTENWFTDGSSYVLSGKRHAGYAITTSQEIIESGPLPMNTSAQKAEIIALPRALELAQGIAVNIYTDSKYAFGVVHAHGAIWKERGLLNSQGKNIKHAEEILKLLEAVQLPEKVAIIHIKAHQKVNLELERGNELADREAKQAVKGEVNMEGALVPDGQISLEGKPEYTKEDQKLIIDLEGSYNKEGWALTPQGKLIIPSYLTWSLIREEHRKRHWGQRPYINT